A genomic stretch from Sander vitreus isolate 19-12246 chromosome 17, sanVit1, whole genome shotgun sequence includes:
- the LOC144532739 gene encoding dickkopf-related protein 1-like: MQIPPAHRFLAVYLTLFGYLGDVYTGTVLVNSNAIKNLPGASVGKGTNTVSPSPRTSPSGSMGHKLPVDTLQQSGVCTDDEDCGGEEFCNDVRGACLPCRKSRKRCARDAMCCAGNRCSNGVCQANDIDGTDASIITGWHKHNNTMDHHAKKPTTAHSNQPNAAKGQEGDTCLRSADCSEGLCCARHFWSRICKPVLTEGQVCTRHRRKGTHGLELFQRCDCGDSLACRPEKGERDHSVSRTAARNLHICQRR; the protein is encoded by the exons ATGCAGATACCGCCAGCGCATCGCTTCTTGGCTGTGTATCTCACGCTGTTTGGATACCTTGGGGACGTTTACACTGGGACAGTCCTGGTGAACTCCAATGCCATCAAAAACCTGCCCGGTGCTTCAGTTGGCAAAGGCACCAATACCGTCAGTCCGAGTCCGCGCACCTCTCCCTCCGGTAGCATGGGACACAAATTACCCGTAGACACCTTGCAG CAGTCAGGTGTTTGCACGGATGATGAAGACTGTGGCGGTGAAGAATTCTGCAACGACGTCCGAGGCGCCTGCCTGCCATGCCGTAAGAGCCGGAAGCGTTGCGCACGGGACGCTATGTGTTGTGCTGGAAACCGCTGCAGCAATG GTGTTTGCCAGGCAAATGACATAGATGGTACAGATGCATCCATTATCACTGGATggcacaaacacaacaacaccaTGGACCATCACGCCAAGAAGCCTACCACTGCCCACAGCAATCAGCCTAATGCTGCAAAAG GCCAGGAGGGGGATACTTGCCTGAGATCTGCAGACTGCTCTGAGGGTTTGTGCTGTGCCAGACACTTCTGGTCTCGCATCTGTAAGCCTGTGCTGACGGAGGGTCAGGTGTGTACACGCCACCGCAGGAAAGGCACCCATGGCTTGGAGCTGTTCCAGCGCTGCGACTGTGGCGACAGTCTGGCCTGCCGACCAGAGAAAGGAGAGCGAGACCACAGTGTCAGCAGGACTGCAGCCCGGAACCTACACATCTGTCAGAGGCGCTGA